A single Leptospira barantonii DNA region contains:
- the rlmD gene encoding 23S rRNA (uracil(1939)-C(5))-methyltransferase RlmD has translation MKPPASQSCQHYPECAGCDRLHIGYEKQLQHKQEEIEKQFGGFKGLEIRPIVKSPKDQMYRHKVQLPFGHRKIGKKSVLTLGLHNKENTFIIDQKECRIQDQDLTTVASAIRHWARTENITPYYEKNGSGLLRHIVLRKAQATQEILVGIVTNASEIPGRKNLTNSLHSYIKQFLTKEKSKAEVVGIIQNVNQRNTKVVLGEKETTWYGRHFIKEKIGDLDFQIGLSTFFQVNPFQIENLYDLVVEDLPQNSTVIDAYCGIGTISLYVARKSKKVIGLEENPNSIRSAIGAAKANGIENATFVKGKVLHSLQNALNETPDVVVLDPPREGLDPETKKILLNSKVNRILYVSCNPETLRRDAIELSKIFKYEKLTPVDLFPHTSHLESVSVFTR, from the coding sequence ATGAAACCTCCCGCGAGTCAATCCTGTCAACACTACCCGGAATGCGCCGGTTGTGATCGATTGCATATCGGTTACGAAAAACAACTTCAACACAAACAGGAAGAGATCGAAAAACAATTCGGAGGTTTTAAAGGATTGGAGATTCGTCCGATCGTAAAAAGTCCGAAGGATCAGATGTATCGTCATAAGGTTCAACTTCCATTCGGACATCGTAAGATCGGAAAAAAATCGGTTCTTACCTTGGGGCTTCACAACAAGGAAAACACGTTTATCATCGATCAGAAAGAATGTAGAATTCAAGACCAGGACTTGACGACCGTAGCCTCTGCGATACGACATTGGGCGCGGACCGAAAACATAACCCCTTATTACGAAAAAAACGGAAGCGGTCTTTTAAGACATATCGTTCTCAGAAAGGCGCAGGCTACTCAGGAAATTCTCGTGGGAATCGTAACGAACGCGAGCGAAATTCCCGGACGAAAAAATCTGACGAACAGCTTACATTCATATATTAAACAATTCTTAACTAAAGAAAAGTCAAAAGCGGAAGTAGTCGGAATCATACAAAACGTAAATCAAAGAAACACAAAGGTCGTTCTGGGCGAAAAAGAAACGACTTGGTATGGAAGACATTTTATAAAAGAGAAGATCGGAGATTTGGATTTTCAAATCGGACTTTCCACATTCTTTCAGGTGAACCCGTTTCAGATCGAAAATCTTTACGATCTCGTCGTGGAGGATCTCCCACAAAATTCGACGGTGATCGACGCGTATTGCGGGATCGGAACGATTTCGTTGTATGTCGCGCGCAAATCCAAGAAGGTCATCGGGTTGGAGGAGAATCCGAATTCGATCCGATCCGCGATCGGGGCCGCAAAGGCGAACGGAATCGAAAATGCGACCTTCGTAAAGGGAAAGGTTCTTCATTCTTTGCAAAACGCATTGAACGAAACGCCGGATGTGGTCGTTTTAGATCCGCCTCGGGAAGGTCTGGACCCGGAGACGAAAAAGATATTATTGAATTCTAAAGTGAATCGGATTCTTTACGTGTCTTGTAATCCCGAAACTCTGAGAAGGGACGCGATCGAACTTTCAAAAATCTTTAAGTATGAAAAGTTGACTCCGGTGGATTTGTTTCCGCATACGAGTCACTTGGAGAGCGTTTCCGTTTTTACGAGATAA
- a CDS encoding J domain-containing protein, whose amino-acid sequence MQARSFDQIRSSLEDIIFEIQSVCTNCEWYIPVEKIISALNIRKEDYYRIFYDLRNDVHFSSRAAAGFNETHADSLVQLLSKILKIEGIGDEFAKNGIYFDDNHLAELQIGLKETIQTRLERHELDRELLLLLSSATLDFDDAFDSYFDDKFNFERIVENGISDFIELKSIQNDYGADVFLKNHIFSILNTKVFHLREITREYRDRAYYELFGTFRKRPKKKKPVSVFQEMDPETQRHLDVLGFDAPCTLEELKKRFKELIKKYHPDVNKDGLEMTQRIIASYNFLIMRMS is encoded by the coding sequence ATGCAAGCTCGAAGTTTTGATCAGATCAGGTCCTCATTGGAGGATATTATTTTCGAGATCCAATCCGTATGTACGAATTGCGAATGGTATATCCCCGTGGAAAAAATCATATCCGCGTTGAACATTCGTAAGGAAGATTACTATAGAATTTTTTACGATCTGAGAAACGACGTCCATTTTTCCTCGAGAGCCGCGGCCGGATTCAACGAAACACATGCGGATTCCCTCGTTCAACTTCTGTCCAAGATTTTGAAGATCGAGGGAATCGGGGACGAATTTGCAAAAAACGGAATATACTTCGACGATAACCATCTCGCGGAACTTCAGATCGGTTTGAAGGAAACGATCCAAACACGGTTGGAAAGACACGAACTCGACCGCGAACTTCTTCTGCTTTTATCATCCGCAACCTTGGACTTCGACGACGCGTTCGATTCTTACTTCGACGATAAATTCAACTTCGAAAGAATCGTAGAAAACGGAATCTCGGATTTTATCGAGTTGAAGTCGATTCAAAACGACTACGGCGCGGACGTATTTTTAAAAAATCATATATTCTCGATTTTGAATACGAAAGTCTTTCATCTCAGAGAAATCACGAGAGAATACAGGGATCGCGCCTACTACGAATTGTTCGGGACCTTCCGCAAAAGACCGAAAAAGAAAAAACCGGTTTCCGTGTTTCAGGAAATGGATCCGGAAACACAAAGACATTTGGACGTTCTCGGATTCGACGCACCTTGTACTTTGGAAGAATTGAAAAAACGATTCAAAGAGTTGATTAAAAAATATCATCCCGACGTCAACAAGGACGGACTCGAGATGACTCAAAGAATCATCGCATCCTATAACTTTTTGATCATGAGGATGAGCTAA
- a CDS encoding ankyrin repeat domain-containing protein codes for MVEEKKINSVNHEQESNSASFWKRFLFFGAIQNGNVKRIESFLQNGFDPNYNRYHGVTSLSLAVKYERLEVVHVLLQYHANPNLVDETTGLTPLIHCILDDSSFELMTALIEGNADLNQKDSIGMSPLHHCVNEGKLEPFRFLLEHGADPNVQDFDGVTCTNLAKSSHGMSEFAELLLKHGADPMIKDKHGKIYLM; via the coding sequence ATGGTCGAAGAAAAAAAAATAAACTCGGTGAATCACGAACAAGAAAGTAATTCCGCTTCGTTCTGGAAACGTTTTCTTTTTTTCGGAGCGATTCAAAACGGAAATGTTAAGCGAATTGAATCATTTTTGCAGAACGGATTCGATCCGAATTACAACCGCTATCACGGAGTAACTTCGTTATCTCTCGCGGTGAAATACGAACGTTTGGAAGTAGTTCACGTTCTTTTGCAATATCACGCGAATCCGAATCTTGTCGACGAAACGACCGGCTTAACTCCTTTGATTCATTGTATTTTGGATGATTCTTCCTTTGAACTGATGACCGCTTTGATCGAAGGAAACGCGGATCTCAATCAAAAGGATTCCATAGGAATGAGCCCTTTGCATCACTGCGTCAACGAAGGAAAGTTGGAACCGTTCCGTTTTCTTTTGGAACACGGGGCCGATCCGAACGTTCAGGATTTCGACGGAGTCACTTGTACGAATCTCGCCAAGTCTTCTCACGGAATGTCCGAGTTCGCGGAACTTCTTTTAAAACACGGAGCCGATCCGATGATCAAGGACAAACACGGAAAAATCTATCTCATGTGA
- a CDS encoding CBS domain-containing protein — MFFWVTRGVSETYIPPLQPEIIHPLHSIAPSSSVKKIESEQDLEVKNRAKKLGQEIDSEYKNVSSLNRIRSNQGESISSLTAKDLMTSSVVCFEENDSIDRAEEIFVRKRFRHVPVLDTNNTLCGILSDRDWMRWKLDHLSENELGKTIGQIMKERVLSVQIHAGIGEISKVLFEERIGCIPVVNETLQVIGIITRSDVLRAILRVNEREFLA, encoded by the coding sequence TTGTTTTTCTGGGTTACGAGAGGAGTTTCGGAAACGTATATTCCTCCGCTTCAACCCGAAATCATACATCCGCTTCATTCGATCGCGCCTTCTTCATCCGTAAAAAAAATAGAATCGGAGCAGGACCTCGAAGTAAAAAACCGGGCTAAAAAACTCGGACAAGAAATCGATTCGGAATACAAAAACGTTTCTTCCTTAAATCGGATTCGATCCAATCAGGGAGAATCCATTTCTTCACTTACGGCCAAAGACTTGATGACTTCTTCCGTGGTTTGTTTTGAAGAGAACGATTCCATCGACAGAGCGGAAGAGATTTTCGTCCGTAAAAGATTCAGACATGTTCCGGTGCTCGATACAAACAACACGTTATGCGGCATTCTTTCCGATCGGGATTGGATGCGATGGAAACTCGATCATCTTTCCGAAAACGAACTCGGTAAAACGATCGGACAAATTATGAAGGAAAGGGTTCTTTCGGTCCAGATCCACGCGGGTATCGGAGAAATTTCAAAGGTTCTTTTCGAGGAAAGAATCGGATGTATTCCCGTCGTGAACGAAACGCTTCAAGTGATCGGAATCATAACCAGAAGCGACGTTTTGAGAGCGATCCTAAGAGTGAACGAAAGGGAATTTCTGGCTTGA
- a CDS encoding GNAT family N-acetyltransferase, protein MRQPLKTSIQIRPAESKDVNAIVPLIYSSGPAAWDFVFTQSGKTPFDFLRTSFIKRGNTISYTNHFVAELNGEVVGSIMSYRQPSFLLLNGGTALRIVSVYGFSAPKVMGRGLTTEGMIKPPRPGRLYLGHIAVSEKHRGKGIGKELIRFMAQKFPELKMLSLDVSQKNEAAIALYKGLGFQTIESRKFNGPQGKIPDHYYMEMESSSLS, encoded by the coding sequence GTGAGGCAACCTTTGAAAACTTCGATTCAGATTCGTCCGGCGGAAAGTAAGGACGTAAACGCGATCGTTCCTTTGATCTATTCTTCCGGACCCGCGGCTTGGGACTTCGTGTTTACACAAAGCGGTAAAACCCCTTTCGATTTTTTAAGGACTTCGTTTATCAAAAGAGGAAACACGATCTCTTATACGAATCATTTCGTCGCCGAGTTGAACGGAGAAGTTGTCGGATCGATCATGAGTTATCGTCAACCTTCCTTTCTGTTGTTGAACGGAGGAACCGCGCTTCGAATCGTTTCCGTGTATGGATTCTCCGCGCCTAAAGTGATGGGAAGAGGATTGACCACCGAAGGAATGATCAAACCTCCAAGACCGGGAAGATTGTATCTCGGACATATCGCCGTTTCCGAAAAACACAGAGGCAAAGGAATCGGCAAAGAATTGATCCGCTTTATGGCGCAAAAATTTCCGGAACTCAAAATGCTCTCCTTGGATGTCTCGCAAAAAAACGAAGCCGCGATCGCACTCTACAAAGGACTCGGGTTTCAAACGATCGAATCCAGAAAATTCAACGGACCACAAGGAAAAATTCCGGATCACTATTATATGGAAATGGAATCTTCTTCTTTAAGTTGA
- a CDS encoding ATP-binding protein: protein MISKILLGKFGKFENKEFDLSDSITVFQGKNESGKTTIFDALRLAIGSRFLTASQEPKKSILARYGEKSPEGYRVVGEVPDLSKDAAPQYVHCISLREGELEFAFNNDKFIKPDFLRSKLLNNGVNLEGVSGSFKKIHSPKTGSKDATAFETLKKDISEYKTKRVTLIGEIESLHSRNKNNVEKEEKHLKDQNEELKIKDELARIEKDSALDVKIQKKIKLLESLSEIQRIKSLEESIKKNFLYSKDESSAFESFQKEIDRSQNSISSSETLLKDKQTAIESKKKETEGHQNQLSILQKMKQKAEEWSEKIDKTIREEGFNEEVRTAQSDSSKKLLGFLLIGIGLLILLGTFGTFLFSKTSVLVLLSGTLIGAALIVFGILLLLQKKESVSLRYSSEKEKDFVSKISGQWNLTFPEYLIPLMEKTENLRQFFGQKINNYEVKIHQIENLEKEIRNLNGELDPIRNNLKLENEKITGLQSKRNSWLNDRRAVTIQDYHKYVAEFQTQNKSLKDGLTKILTDHSAKSLEELEVRFKTAISTMEDVPTVLPNDPERQFRDGKKKELEKRLQSLNEELKNLNTAIRVEDARIQDSLPEKEKDLIHTIQVLSEKELEFSKAESRRKSAKIAQELIEEISKDQSMQFAFVASEIGKEINLMLPKREVSFEGIDKKESIKMKDQAGTFRSIDHLSGGTLATFYLIFKLFLARKTVPENGILLLDEPFVHLDQGRIESALEYLKRFQEETRYQICFFTKQEELAEIIRKYFKNAKKIAL, encoded by the coding sequence ATGATCTCCAAAATTCTATTGGGCAAGTTCGGCAAATTCGAAAACAAAGAATTCGATCTTTCGGATTCCATAACCGTTTTTCAGGGGAAAAACGAATCCGGAAAAACCACGATCTTCGACGCTCTTCGTCTCGCGATCGGAAGTCGCTTTCTCACCGCAAGTCAGGAACCGAAAAAAAGCATTCTCGCTCGTTACGGAGAAAAAAGTCCGGAAGGGTATCGAGTTGTGGGAGAGGTTCCCGATCTTTCCAAGGACGCGGCCCCTCAGTACGTTCATTGTATTTCTCTTCGAGAAGGAGAACTCGAGTTCGCGTTTAACAACGACAAGTTTATCAAACCCGATTTTCTTCGAAGTAAACTTTTAAACAACGGAGTGAATCTCGAAGGCGTTTCGGGTTCGTTTAAGAAAATCCATTCTCCCAAAACGGGAAGTAAGGACGCGACCGCGTTTGAAACTCTGAAAAAAGATATTTCGGAATATAAAACCAAACGAGTGACTCTGATTGGCGAAATCGAAAGTCTTCACTCCAGAAACAAAAACAACGTAGAAAAAGAGGAAAAACATCTCAAGGATCAAAACGAGGAACTCAAGATCAAAGACGAACTCGCACGGATCGAAAAGGATTCCGCTCTGGACGTAAAAATCCAAAAGAAGATTAAACTTCTCGAATCCCTTTCCGAAATCCAAAGAATAAAGTCTTTGGAAGAATCGATCAAAAAAAACTTTCTCTATTCCAAGGACGAATCTTCCGCGTTTGAAAGTTTTCAAAAGGAAATCGATAGATCGCAAAACTCGATTTCCTCCTCCGAGACATTGTTAAAAGACAAACAAACCGCGATCGAATCCAAAAAGAAGGAAACGGAAGGACATCAGAATCAACTTTCGATTCTTCAGAAGATGAAACAAAAAGCGGAAGAATGGAGCGAGAAGATCGACAAAACCATTCGAGAAGAAGGATTCAACGAGGAGGTCAGAACCGCACAATCGGATTCTTCCAAAAAACTTTTGGGTTTTCTTCTGATCGGAATCGGACTTTTGATTCTGCTCGGAACGTTCGGAACCTTTTTGTTTTCAAAAACGTCGGTTTTAGTTTTGTTAAGCGGAACCTTGATCGGAGCCGCGTTGATCGTTTTCGGAATTCTTCTTTTACTTCAAAAAAAGGAATCGGTCAGTCTGCGTTACAGTTCCGAAAAGGAAAAGGATTTCGTTTCCAAAATTTCAGGGCAATGGAACTTAACATTTCCTGAATATTTAATTCCTCTTATGGAGAAAACGGAAAACCTACGTCAATTTTTCGGCCAAAAGATCAACAACTACGAAGTCAAAATTCATCAGATCGAAAATCTGGAAAAGGAAATTCGAAACCTCAATGGAGAACTCGACCCGATTCGAAACAATCTCAAACTCGAAAACGAAAAGATCACAGGACTTCAATCCAAACGAAATTCTTGGCTGAACGATCGCAGAGCCGTTACGATTCAGGACTATCATAAATACGTAGCGGAGTTTCAAACTCAGAATAAAAGTTTGAAAGACGGGCTTACGAAAATTCTCACCGATCATTCCGCAAAAAGTTTGGAAGAATTGGAAGTTCGTTTTAAAACCGCGATCTCCACGATGGAAGACGTTCCGACCGTGCTTCCGAACGATCCCGAAAGACAATTTCGAGACGGCAAAAAAAAGGAACTTGAAAAACGACTTCAATCCTTAAACGAAGAATTAAAAAACTTGAATACTGCGATCCGAGTGGAGGACGCCCGGATTCAGGATTCTCTTCCCGAAAAGGAAAAGGATCTCATTCATACGATCCAGGTTCTTTCCGAAAAAGAATTAGAATTTTCTAAAGCGGAATCTAGAAGAAAATCCGCAAAGATCGCGCAGGAATTGATCGAAGAAATCTCCAAGGATCAATCGATGCAGTTCGCATTCGTCGCTTCGGAAATCGGAAAGGAAATCAATCTTATGCTTCCGAAACGGGAAGTTTCGTTCGAGGGAATCGACAAAAAAGAATCGATCAAAATGAAAGACCAAGCGGGAACCTTCCGATCGATCGATCATCTTTCCGGCGGAACCCTCGCGACGTTCTATCTGATTTTTAAATTGTTCTTAGCGCGCAAAACCGTTCCCGAAAACGGAATCCTATTGCTCGACGAACCGTTCGTTCATCTCGATCAGGGAAGAATCGAATCCGCACTCGAATATTTAAAACGATTTCAGGAAGAAACACGATATCAAATCTGTTTTTTTACGAAACAAGAGGAACTCGCGGAGATCATTCGCAAGTATTTTAAGAACGCGAAGAAGATCGCACTGTGA
- a CDS encoding acyl-CoA thioesterase codes for MLEKTPTQSAAETRHIVMPDHANHYGTLFGGTLMSWIDMIAVMVAQRHCGKEAVTASVDRLNFIAPISVGDHVLLKASVNYTGKTSLEIGVQVSKENPYEGTTMRATTAYLTFVALNENKIPSPVPQIKPETEAEIRRYKNALLRQESNRELLRKIRESK; via the coding sequence ATGTTGGAAAAAACTCCCACACAAAGCGCGGCTGAAACAAGGCATATCGTAATGCCGGATCACGCCAATCATTACGGAACCTTATTCGGCGGAACGTTGATGAGTTGGATCGATATGATCGCCGTGATGGTCGCGCAAAGACATTGTGGAAAGGAAGCGGTGACCGCGAGCGTGGATCGATTGAATTTTATCGCGCCGATCTCTGTAGGAGATCATGTCTTATTAAAAGCGAGCGTAAATTATACCGGAAAAACTTCTTTGGAGATCGGTGTTCAAGTTTCCAAAGAGAATCCGTATGAAGGCACGACGATGAGAGCCACGACCGCCTATTTGACGTTTGTCGCATTGAACGAAAATAAAATTCCTTCTCCGGTTCCGCAGATCAAACCGGAAACGGAAGCCGAGATACGCCGTTATAAAAACGCGCTTCTTCGTCAGGAATCCAATCGCGAACTCTTACGCAAGATCCGGGAATCGAAATGA
- a CDS encoding TIGR04452 family lipoprotein — translation MKKHIHKILLVFLLLQVYNCLIFDTLGVAPGRIKGSEAANNVRDAAIVTDLINSTILSGRSSVSILSLLADQLAGIKSDGSYVKSEVDDCVAEIKGLSGYLIGSALTIVLQSKCSLKADKVFLDSPFPEI, via the coding sequence TTGAAAAAGCATATTCATAAAATCCTTCTCGTTTTTCTGTTACTGCAAGTTTACAATTGTTTAATTTTCGATACGCTCGGAGTCGCTCCGGGAAGAATCAAAGGTTCGGAAGCCGCGAACAATGTCCGCGACGCGGCGATCGTTACCGATCTTATCAACTCCACCATTTTAAGCGGACGTTCCAGCGTTTCCATCCTGAGTCTTTTAGCGGATCAGTTGGCGGGAATCAAGTCCGACGGAAGCTACGTTAAATCGGAAGTGGACGATTGTGTCGCCGAAATCAAAGGTTTAAGCGGTTATCTGATCGGTTCCGCTCTTACGATCGTACTTCAATCCAAATGTTCGTTGAAGGCCGATAAGGTATTCTTGGATTCTCCGTTCCCGGAAATCTAA
- a CDS encoding helix-turn-helix domain-containing protein gives MKPSFAKPNSALTSLISCYWGWEVSSKQTKEFGTLPNVFPSVENEIHISYGDPIRIGLLNEQGEEWISTQGHIVGNHLRPFRIQATGNVGFFNVRLLPGAFYELFGISADEADSPVTDLELIGKRREYYDFINRIRDAGSFTERAAVADRYFSKLLNSKMKDSPLVNEALVRITRSKGRIRISELSKNLGVVKKTLERKFLERIGRNPKEFSRLVRFQNAAWMRLEKRNLSELSLDAGFYDQPHLTREFTSLSGYSPLAWYGKRDSILSLFYNTRPHSF, from the coding sequence ATGAAACCCAGTTTTGCTAAACCGAACTCGGCTCTTACGAGTTTGATTTCCTGTTATTGGGGTTGGGAAGTTTCCTCAAAACAAACGAAGGAATTCGGAACATTGCCGAACGTGTTTCCGTCCGTGGAAAACGAAATTCATATTTCCTATGGAGATCCGATTCGAATCGGATTGTTAAACGAACAAGGGGAGGAATGGATTTCCACACAAGGCCATATCGTCGGAAATCATCTTCGTCCGTTTCGAATCCAAGCGACCGGCAACGTTGGCTTTTTTAACGTTCGTCTTTTGCCGGGAGCCTTTTACGAATTGTTCGGAATTTCCGCGGACGAGGCGGATTCTCCCGTAACCGATTTGGAACTGATCGGAAAACGCCGTGAATATTACGATTTTATAAATAGAATCCGGGACGCCGGAAGTTTTACGGAACGTGCGGCCGTGGCGGATCGGTACTTTAGTAAATTATTGAATTCTAAAATGAAAGATTCTCCTCTTGTAAACGAGGCGCTCGTCAGAATTACGCGTTCCAAGGGAAGAATTCGGATCTCCGAACTTTCCAAGAACTTAGGCGTGGTTAAAAAAACTCTGGAGCGAAAATTTTTGGAGCGAATCGGCAGAAATCCGAAAGAATTCTCCCGTTTGGTTCGATTTCAAAACGCCGCTTGGATGCGTTTGGAAAAACGAAATCTTTCCGAACTTTCCTTGGACGCCGGATTTTACGATCAACCTCATTTGACCCGGGAGTTTACTTCTCTTTCCGGATATTCTCCTCTGGCCTGGTACGGAAAAAGAGATTCCATTTTGTCCCTTTTTTACAATACAAGACCCCATTCTTTCTAG
- a CDS encoding metallophosphoesterase family protein, translating to MIRFLHTADLHLSQKEKEYSLSVLQEIVSAASEEECTHILFCGDLFDRNSDIAALKEDVKTILKKFPGKILYIPGNHEELGLPEGTYPISADLSPMSYPQKGESYKLWTEEIGGVDAEFFGFPFNRNLDYSNIQFNEKKVQYRIALLHGTETKLVEYLGPSPEEADSILDSKPFLEARFDYLALGHIHSERSERSASLLKAYPGSPRVVSSGEFGPRTVNIVSLGKNGAPVVAKRILSSAGEYKEFSLSATLTGEVPDLSKIQALVSEKDSVRIKVGGIVEDEHTVVEILERFSKTLVCRKIETKTNDLKTSSALIDNPVAKIFYEKLMFKKEHWNSPDVPDWNEILVLGLEQIEENAGKN from the coding sequence TTTTTACACACAGCAGACCTTCATCTCAGCCAAAAGGAAAAGGAATATTCCCTTTCCGTCCTTCAGGAAATCGTCTCCGCCGCAAGCGAGGAAGAATGTACACACATTCTGTTTTGCGGAGATCTTTTCGATCGCAACAGCGACATAGCCGCTCTCAAAGAGGACGTCAAAACGATTCTCAAGAAATTTCCGGGCAAAATTCTTTATATACCCGGAAACCACGAAGAGCTCGGACTTCCCGAAGGAACGTATCCCATTTCGGCGGATCTTTCCCCGATGTCGTATCCGCAAAAGGGAGAATCCTACAAACTCTGGACCGAGGAAATCGGCGGGGTCGACGCGGAATTTTTCGGATTTCCGTTTAACAGGAATTTAGATTATTCTAATATTCAATTCAACGAAAAGAAGGTCCAATACAGGATCGCGCTTCTTCACGGAACCGAAACCAAACTCGTGGAATATCTCGGACCTTCTCCCGAAGAGGCCGATTCGATTTTGGATTCGAAACCGTTTCTCGAAGCGAGGTTCGACTATCTCGCGTTAGGTCATATTCATTCCGAACGTTCCGAAAGATCCGCTTCGCTTTTAAAAGCGTATCCGGGTTCGCCGCGTGTGGTTTCCTCCGGAGAATTCGGTCCTCGAACCGTGAACATCGTAAGCCTCGGTAAAAATGGAGCGCCCGTCGTCGCAAAAAGAATTCTTTCTTCCGCGGGGGAATACAAAGAATTCTCCCTTTCCGCAACTCTAACGGGCGAGGTTCCCGATCTTTCCAAAATCCAAGCCCTCGTTTCCGAAAAGGATTCGGTTCGAATCAAAGTCGGAGGAATCGTAGAAGACGAGCATACGGTCGTCGAAATTTTGGAACGATTTTCAAAGACGCTCGTTTGCAGAAAAATAGAAACAAAAACGAACGATCTCAAAACTTCTTCCGCATTGATCGACAATCCGGTCGCGAAGATATTTTACGAAAAGCTAATGTTCAAAAAGGAACATTGGAATTCTCCGGACGTCCCCGACTGGAACGAAATTCTGGTTTTGGGTTTGGAACAAATCGAAGAAAACGCGGGGAAGAATTAA